Proteins from a single region of Sinorhizobium alkalisoli:
- the ugpE gene encoding sn-glycerol-3-phosphate ABC transporter permease UgpE, translated as MHRTRILDHVILLIGVFIMVAPVVVAFMTSTHEAAEIHRNGLSLNWGGHFAETYGTVLTRQGGFTGKITGFNMVMNSMILGLGFAVGKIVLSMLAAYAIVYFRFPLATFFFWVIFTTLLLPLEVRILPSYEVMNMLKLTNTYTGLVVPLLASATGTFYFRQFFKSVPDELLEAARIDGAGPFKFFIDVLVPLSRTMMAAIFIIMFVYGWNQYLWPTLMTTDEGFFTLVRGIKQILLVWVGSQIPDYNEALALAILAMLPPVMVVVIFQRWFVKGLTESDK; from the coding sequence ATGCATCGCACCCGGATTCTCGACCACGTCATTCTGCTGATCGGCGTCTTCATCATGGTGGCTCCTGTCGTGGTCGCCTTCATGACCTCGACCCACGAGGCGGCGGAGATCCATCGCAACGGGCTGAGCCTCAACTGGGGCGGCCATTTCGCCGAGACCTACGGGACGGTGCTGACCCGCCAAGGCGGCTTCACCGGCAAGATCACCGGCTTCAACATGGTGATGAACTCGATGATCCTCGGTCTCGGCTTCGCGGTCGGCAAGATCGTGCTCTCGATGCTCGCTGCCTACGCGATCGTCTATTTTCGTTTCCCGCTTGCGACGTTTTTCTTCTGGGTGATCTTCACGACATTGCTTCTGCCGCTCGAGGTTCGAATCCTGCCCTCCTACGAGGTGATGAACATGCTGAAGCTGACCAACACCTATACGGGGCTGGTCGTGCCGCTCCTGGCATCCGCGACAGGCACCTTCTATTTCCGCCAGTTCTTCAAGTCGGTGCCGGACGAACTCCTCGAGGCGGCGCGCATCGACGGCGCCGGACCGTTTAAATTCTTCATCGACGTGCTGGTGCCGCTCTCTCGCACCATGATGGCGGCGATCTTCATCATCATGTTCGTCTATGGCTGGAACCAGTATCTCTGGCCGACACTGATGACGACGGACGAGGGCTTCTTCACGCTGGTGCGGGGCATCAAGCAGATCCTGCTCGTCTGGGTCGGCTCCCAGATCCCCGACTATAACGAGGCTCTTGCGCTGGCGATCCTCGCCATGCTGCCGCCGGTGATGGTCGTGGTGATCTTCCAGCGCTGGTTCGTAAAGGGGCTGACCGAGAGCGACAAATAG
- the ugpC gene encoding sn-glycerol-3-phosphate ABC transporter ATP-binding protein UgpC: MAAIDIAEVSKIYAGGVEAVKSVSIDIEDGEFIVFVGPSGCGKSTLLRMVAGLETISKGAVKIGARVVNDIDPAERDIAMVFQNYALYPHMTVYENLAYGLRNRKTPRAEIDARVAEAARMLEIEPYLDRKPRALSGGQRQRVAMGRAIVRKPAAFLFDEPLSNLDAKLRVSMRGEIKRLQKRLGTTSLYVTHDQLEAMTLADRLVVLNGGRIEQIGRPLDVYHAPASTFVASFIGSPAMNLVQAVLEGGRLRLGTHVLELGHAAPAEGAVTVGLRAEDLRPAALGEQAFVFRVDYVEELGAQRLVHGKIGAQALTAALAPEAPLADELTITISSERLHFFSAETGKRLPRQPVTGVAPARQETVNLEPAL; the protein is encoded by the coding sequence ATGGCGGCGATCGACATCGCAGAGGTCTCGAAAATCTACGCGGGCGGCGTCGAAGCCGTGAAGTCCGTTTCGATCGACATCGAGGACGGTGAGTTCATCGTCTTCGTTGGTCCATCGGGCTGCGGCAAGTCCACGCTTCTGCGCATGGTCGCGGGGCTGGAGACGATCTCGAAGGGCGCGGTGAAAATCGGCGCGCGGGTCGTCAACGACATAGATCCCGCCGAGCGGGACATTGCCATGGTCTTTCAGAACTATGCGCTTTATCCGCACATGACCGTCTACGAGAACCTTGCCTACGGCCTGAGGAACCGCAAGACGCCGAGGGCGGAGATCGATGCGCGTGTCGCAGAGGCAGCGCGCATGCTGGAAATCGAGCCCTATCTTGACCGCAAGCCGCGCGCCCTTTCCGGCGGCCAGCGCCAGCGCGTCGCTATGGGCCGGGCGATCGTCCGCAAGCCCGCCGCCTTCCTTTTCGACGAGCCGCTGTCGAATCTCGACGCCAAACTGCGCGTCTCCATGCGCGGCGAGATCAAGCGGCTGCAGAAGCGGCTCGGCACGACCTCGCTCTACGTCACCCATGATCAACTGGAGGCGATGACGCTCGCCGACCGGCTGGTCGTGCTGAACGGCGGCCGGATCGAGCAGATCGGCCGGCCGCTCGACGTCTATCACGCGCCCGCCTCCACCTTCGTCGCGAGCTTCATCGGCTCGCCTGCCATGAACCTCGTCCAGGCTGTGCTGGAGGGCGGCCGATTACGTCTCGGCACGCATGTGCTCGAACTCGGCCATGCGGCGCCGGCCGAGGGTGCGGTCACCGTCGGCCTCAGGGCCGAGGATCTGCGCCCGGCAGCGCTCGGCGAGCAGGCGTTTGTCTTCCGCGTCGACTATGTCGAGGAACTGGGAGCGCAGCGGCTTGTCCACGGCAAGATCGGGGCGCAGGCACTGACCGCGGCACTCGCGCCGGAAGCGCCGCTTGCAGATGAGCTCACAATCACCATATCCAGCGAACGCCTGCATTTTTTCTCGGCGGAGACCGGCAAGCGGCTCCCTCGCCAGCCGGTCACGGGTGTTGCGCCCGCTCGCCAGGAAACCGTCAATCTGGAGCCCGCATTGTGA
- a CDS encoding YifB family Mg chelatase-like AAA ATPase, which yields MVARVSTVAFQGIEGVPVDVQVMVAPGKVGMQIVGLPDKAVAESRERVQAALHASGLALPAKRVTVNLAPADLPKEGSHFDLAIALGLMAALGAVPADALSGYVVIGELNLDGTIAPVAGALPAAIGANALGKGLICPAESGPEAAWAGSEIDILAPRSLIAIANHFRGTQVISRPEPSVRATAANLPDLADIKGQESAKRALEVAAAGNHNLLMVGPPGSGKSMLAARLPSILPPLSPAELLEVSMVHSIAGQLAGGKLSDRRPFRAPHHSATMAALIGGGIKAKPGEASLAHHGVLFLDEFPEFPPQVLDALRQPLETAECVIARANHRVSYPAAIQLVAAMNPCRCGMAGESGHSCARGPRCMADYQARISGPLMDRIDIRIDVPAVSAADLIRPVTAEASADVARRVARARELQRDRFMALGHPQLTSNARASTAMIEKIAEPDAGGLQLLRDAAEKMKFSARGYHRVLKVARTLADLDGAPRVGRIHLAEAISYRVVGERLPVAA from the coding sequence ATGGTCGCGCGCGTCAGCACGGTGGCATTTCAAGGAATCGAGGGCGTTCCGGTCGACGTTCAGGTGATGGTCGCGCCGGGCAAGGTCGGCATGCAGATCGTCGGCCTGCCTGACAAGGCCGTTGCCGAAAGCCGCGAGCGCGTGCAGGCGGCGCTTCACGCATCCGGCCTGGCGCTGCCGGCCAAGCGGGTCACGGTGAATCTGGCGCCGGCCGACCTGCCGAAGGAGGGCAGTCACTTCGACCTCGCCATCGCGCTCGGGCTGATGGCGGCGCTCGGAGCGGTCCCGGCGGATGCGCTTTCCGGCTATGTCGTCATCGGCGAACTCAACCTCGACGGCACGATCGCGCCCGTAGCGGGAGCGCTGCCGGCGGCGATCGGGGCCAATGCGCTCGGCAAGGGGCTGATCTGCCCCGCCGAAAGTGGACCGGAGGCCGCCTGGGCGGGATCGGAGATCGACATCCTCGCGCCGCGCAGCCTGATCGCCATCGCCAACCATTTCCGGGGCACGCAGGTTATCTCCCGTCCGGAACCCTCTGTGCGGGCGACCGCCGCCAACCTGCCGGACCTCGCCGACATCAAAGGCCAGGAAAGCGCGAAGCGGGCGCTGGAGGTGGCGGCCGCCGGCAACCATAATCTCCTGATGGTCGGCCCGCCCGGCTCCGGCAAGTCGATGCTGGCGGCACGCCTTCCCTCCATCCTGCCGCCGCTGTCGCCGGCCGAACTGCTCGAAGTCTCGATGGTTCACTCGATCGCCGGGCAACTGGCGGGCGGAAAGCTCTCCGACCGGAGGCCGTTCCGCGCGCCGCACCATTCGGCCACCATGGCGGCGTTGATCGGCGGCGGGATCAAGGCAAAGCCCGGCGAGGCGTCGCTCGCCCATCACGGCGTGCTCTTCCTCGACGAATTTCCGGAGTTTCCACCGCAGGTGCTCGACGCGCTACGCCAGCCGCTCGAAACGGCCGAATGCGTGATCGCCCGCGCCAACCACCGCGTCAGCTATCCGGCGGCGATCCAGCTTGTCGCCGCCATGAATCCCTGCCGCTGCGGCATGGCCGGCGAGTCCGGACATAGTTGCGCCCGCGGTCCGCGCTGCATGGCCGATTACCAGGCACGGATATCCGGACCGCTGATGGACCGCATCGACATCCGCATCGACGTGCCCGCCGTCAGCGCTGCCGACCTCATCCGCCCGGTGACGGCCGAGGCGAGCGCGGACGTCGCCAGGCGCGTTGCCCGCGCCCGTGAACTGCAGAGGGACCGCTTCATGGCCCTCGGCCATCCGCAGCTGACGAGCAATGCCCGTGCATCGACGGCGATGATCGAGAAGATCGCCGAGCCGGATGCGGGGGGCTTGCAGCTCCTGCGGGATGCGGCGGAAAAGATGAAGTTTTCGGCGCGCGGCTACCATCGCGTCCTGAAGGTCGCACGCACGCTTGCCGATCTCGACGGGGCGCCAAGGGTAGGCCGCATCCACCTCGCCGAGGCGATCTCCTACCGCGTTGTCGGCGAGCGGTTGCCGGTCGCGGCCTAA
- the cysK gene encoding cysteine synthase A codes for MPEPRKPGRGRIYSSITETIGDTPIVRLDKLAREKGVKANLLAKLEFFNPIASVKDRIGVAMVESLEAQGKIAPGRTTLVEPTSGNTGIALAFVAAAKGYRLILTMPETMSIERRKMLSLLGAELVLTEGAKGMKGAIAKAQELVETLPDAIIPQQFENPANPDIHRKTTAEEIWNDTEGAVDILVSGIGTGGTITGAGQVLKARKPSVQVIAVEPEESPVLSGGAPGPHKIQGIGAGFAPAILDTSIYDEVITVNAGEAVDAARLVASLEGVPVGISAGAALQAAIEVGRREGNAGKTIVVIIPSFAERYLSTVLFDGLGA; via the coding sequence ATGCCCGAACCGCGCAAGCCCGGCCGCGGCCGCATCTATTCCTCGATCACCGAAACGATCGGCGACACGCCGATCGTGCGGTTGGACAAGCTTGCTAGGGAGAAGGGGGTCAAGGCGAACCTGCTCGCAAAGCTTGAATTCTTCAACCCGATCGCCTCGGTCAAGGACCGGATCGGCGTCGCCATGGTGGAATCGCTGGAAGCCCAGGGCAAGATCGCGCCCGGCCGCACGACGCTCGTGGAGCCGACCTCAGGTAATACAGGCATCGCGCTTGCCTTCGTCGCCGCTGCCAAGGGCTACAGACTGATCCTGACCATGCCGGAGACGATGTCCATCGAGCGGCGCAAGATGTTGTCGCTGCTCGGCGCCGAGCTGGTGCTGACGGAAGGCGCCAAGGGCATGAAGGGCGCGATTGCGAAGGCACAGGAACTAGTCGAGACGCTGCCCGATGCCATCATACCGCAGCAGTTCGAGAACCCAGCCAATCCGGATATTCACCGCAAGACGACGGCCGAGGAAATCTGGAACGACACCGAGGGCGCGGTCGATATCCTGGTCTCCGGCATCGGCACCGGCGGCACCATCACCGGCGCCGGTCAGGTGTTGAAAGCACGCAAACCTTCAGTCCAGGTGATCGCGGTCGAGCCCGAAGAATCGCCGGTCCTTTCCGGCGGCGCGCCCGGACCGCACAAGATCCAGGGCATCGGCGCCGGCTTCGCGCCGGCGATCCTCGACACATCAATCTATGACGAGGTGATCACCGTCAACGCGGGCGAAGCCGTCGATGCCGCGCGCCTCGTCGCGAGTCTCGAAGGCGTGCCCGTCGGCATCTCCGCCGGTGCGGCGCTGCAGGCGGCGATCGAAGTCGGGCGGCGCGAAGGGAACGCCGGCAAGACAATCGTCGTCATCATCCCGTCCTTCGCCGAACGTTATCTCTCGACGGTGCTGTTCGACGGGTTAGGGGCGTAG
- a CDS encoding MarR family winged helix-turn-helix transcriptional regulator — protein sequence MQDEETSMPTMATTEAWIGLMRAQQRLLTAIEKDFKRAGLPPLGWYDVLWELVKADDGRLRPFEIETRTLLAQYNLSRLIDRLEREGLVRREAFDQDGRGQWVVITEDGRAMRARMWQIYAPSIERHVGARLSEDEARELTALLSRFK from the coding sequence ATGCAGGACGAAGAAACTTCCATGCCGACCATGGCCACGACAGAAGCCTGGATCGGCCTCATGCGGGCGCAGCAGCGCCTCCTCACGGCGATCGAGAAGGATTTCAAGAGGGCCGGCCTGCCGCCGCTTGGCTGGTACGACGTGCTTTGGGAATTGGTAAAGGCGGACGACGGCCGCTTGCGCCCTTTCGAGATCGAAACCCGAACGCTGCTGGCCCAGTACAATCTGTCGCGGCTGATCGACCGGCTGGAGAGAGAGGGATTGGTGCGTCGCGAAGCATTCGACCAGGACGGCCGCGGCCAGTGGGTCGTGATCACGGAAGACGGCCGGGCGATGCGGGCGCGCATGTGGCAGATCTATGCGCCGTCGATCGAACGACATGTCGGCGCCAGACTGAGCGAGGACGAGGCGCGCGAACTGACGGCCTTGCTATCGCGCTTCAAATGA
- a CDS encoding NIPSNAP family protein has protein sequence MITCYLKYIIDPYKLADFEHYAKLWIPLVNRLGGTHHGYFLPHEGANNIALALFSFPSLAAYEAYREKMAADPECQAAFVYAEETRCIVRYERSFMRPVFA, from the coding sequence ATGATCACCTGCTACCTGAAATACATCATCGATCCCTACAAGCTTGCCGACTTCGAACATTACGCCAAGCTCTGGATTCCACTGGTCAATCGGCTCGGCGGCACCCATCACGGCTACTTCCTCCCGCATGAGGGCGCGAACAACATCGCCCTTGCGCTCTTCAGCTTTCCCTCGCTTGCCGCATACGAGGCCTATCGCGAGAAGATGGCGGCGGATCCGGAATGCCAGGCGGCCTTCGTCTATGCCGAAGAGACCCGCTGCATCGTGCGCTACGAGCGCAGCTTCATGCGCCCTGTTTTCGCGTAG
- a CDS encoding endonuclease/exonuclease/phosphatase family protein has translation MIEETVSTLAIPSQQSRDDVLRMEHSIAAHDAAMAGIEAMNRIEISGAALDGRLAFPFSVAAWNLERCLFPQESAEQLGATGASLVMLSEMDNGMARTGQCHTTAEVAATLGMQYAYGVEFVELDLGADSEREFCQDDFNEKGFHGNALLTSIQLRRPFMIRLWGERLWYMDGGEQPRLGERMAVGAVIETEAGLFVAVSTHLESATTAAYRERQVKDLIDQLDAAFPALPVLIGGDLNTGNHIGGDFEAEGLFAMSAARGFSRHGGPIDQMTTRRSLITRWPKRAMKLDWFLARGLRIGESRIIPSLDASGRPLSDHDLITCVVEGFE, from the coding sequence GTGATCGAAGAGACCGTATCGACGCTCGCCATCCCATCGCAGCAGAGCCGCGACGATGTTCTCCGCATGGAGCACAGCATAGCCGCCCATGATGCGGCCATGGCGGGCATCGAAGCGATGAACAGGATCGAAATCAGCGGCGCTGCGTTGGACGGGCGGCTGGCCTTTCCCTTCTCCGTCGCGGCCTGGAACCTCGAGCGCTGTCTCTTTCCGCAAGAAAGCGCCGAACAGCTTGGCGCGACCGGCGCATCGCTGGTGATGCTTTCCGAAATGGACAACGGTATGGCCCGCACGGGCCAGTGCCACACGACGGCCGAGGTCGCGGCGACGCTCGGCATGCAATATGCCTATGGGGTCGAGTTCGTCGAACTTGACCTCGGGGCCGACAGCGAGCGCGAATTCTGCCAGGACGATTTCAATGAGAAGGGTTTTCACGGCAACGCGCTGCTGACGTCGATTCAGCTTCGCCGGCCCTTCATGATTCGACTCTGGGGTGAGCGCCTCTGGTACATGGATGGCGGCGAGCAGCCGCGCCTCGGCGAGCGTATGGCCGTCGGCGCCGTCATCGAGACCGAGGCAGGCCTCTTCGTCGCCGTCTCCACCCATCTCGAAAGCGCGACGACCGCCGCCTACCGCGAGCGGCAGGTGAAGGACCTGATCGATCAGCTGGATGCGGCCTTTCCGGCGCTCCCCGTCCTGATCGGCGGCGACCTCAACACCGGCAATCATATCGGCGGCGATTTCGAGGCCGAAGGGCTTTTCGCAATGAGCGCCGCGCGCGGCTTCAGCCGCCATGGCGGCCCTATCGACCAGATGACGACGCGGCGGAGCCTGATCACGCGCTGGCCGAAGCGCGCCATGAAGCTCGATTGGTTTCTTGCCCGGGGTCTGAGGATCGGCGAAAGCCGCATCATTCCCTCGCTGGATGCATCCGGTCGTCCGCTGTCCGACCACGACCTCATCACCTGCGTCGTCGAGGGGTTCGAATAA
- a CDS encoding LysE family translocator — protein MPEIQNLVGFALIAFVMVLTPGPNMIYLISRSICQGAAAGLVSLGGVALGFVFYMVFAALGITALLLAVPFAYDALRFAGALYLLYLAWQVVRPGGRSPFQLRYLPEDGPLRLFVMGFVTNLLNPKVAVLYLSLLPQFIHPDAGNVLMQSLVFGSLQIVISVTVNALIAVAVGSIATFLAGRPSFLLAQRWLMSTVLAGLAVSMAAEARR, from the coding sequence ATGCCTGAAATCCAGAACCTTGTCGGTTTTGCCTTGATCGCGTTCGTTATGGTGCTGACGCCAGGGCCGAACATGATCTACTTGATCTCTCGTTCGATCTGCCAGGGAGCTGCGGCGGGCCTCGTCTCGCTTGGTGGCGTCGCGCTTGGCTTCGTCTTCTACATGGTCTTCGCCGCGCTCGGCATCACCGCCCTGCTGCTGGCGGTGCCTTTCGCCTATGATGCCCTGCGCTTCGCGGGCGCCCTCTATCTTCTCTATCTCGCATGGCAGGTCGTCAGGCCTGGTGGCCGCTCGCCATTTCAACTGCGCTACCTGCCGGAGGACGGGCCGCTCAGGCTTTTCGTGATGGGGTTCGTCACCAACCTGCTCAACCCGAAGGTGGCAGTGCTTTATCTTTCGCTGCTGCCGCAATTCATTCACCCGGACGCGGGCAACGTGCTCATGCAATCTCTCGTCTTCGGCAGCCTGCAGATCGTGATCAGCGTCACCGTCAACGCCTTGATCGCGGTGGCGGTCGGGTCGATTGCCACCTTCCTCGCCGGGCGCCCCTCCTTTCTGCTGGCGCAGCGTTGGCTGATGAGCACCGTGCTTGCGGGTTTGGCCGTCAGCATGGCCGCCGAGGCTCGTCGATAG
- a CDS encoding glutathione S-transferase family protein translates to MTAQLTLISHHLCPYVQRAAIALSEKGVAFERVHIDLADKPDWFVAISPLAKVPLLRVSLEKGEAVLFESSVICEYLEETAPGAKLHPSDPLTRARHRGWMEFGSSILSDLWLFETTHDTATLETKRKALRSKFATVEAALGDGPFFSGADFSLVDAVFAPVFRYFDVFDRISEHGIFDGLSRVHCWRRALSARPSVVAAVTEDYPERLMAFLKRHDAALLKTGKIAA, encoded by the coding sequence ATGACCGCACAATTGACCCTCATCAGTCACCATCTCTGCCCCTATGTGCAGCGGGCCGCGATCGCGCTGTCGGAGAAGGGCGTGGCTTTCGAGCGCGTCCATATCGATCTTGCCGACAAGCCCGACTGGTTCGTGGCGATCTCGCCACTCGCCAAGGTGCCGCTGCTGCGCGTGTCGCTGGAAAAGGGGGAGGCAGTCCTCTTCGAAAGCTCGGTGATCTGCGAATATCTGGAAGAGACCGCACCCGGAGCGAAACTGCATCCGTCGGACCCTTTGACGAGGGCACGCCATCGGGGCTGGATGGAGTTCGGCTCGTCCATTCTTTCCGATCTCTGGCTCTTTGAGACAACGCACGATACCGCTACGCTCGAAACCAAGCGTAAGGCGCTTCGATCCAAATTCGCGACCGTCGAGGCGGCACTCGGCGACGGGCCCTTTTTTTCTGGCGCCGATTTCAGTCTGGTCGACGCCGTCTTCGCTCCGGTTTTCCGCTACTTCGACGTGTTCGACCGCATCTCGGAGCATGGCATCTTCGACGGGCTGTCGCGCGTGCACTGCTGGCGTCGGGCGTTGTCCGCCCGGCCGAGCGTGGTAGCGGCGGTCACCGAGGATTACCCCGAACGACTGATGGCATTCCTGAAAAGGCACGATGCAGCCTTGCTCAAGACAGGAAAGATCGCCGCCTGA
- a CDS encoding Lrp/AsnC family transcriptional regulator, translating to MLDDLDRRILEILAENARVSLKELAQDAGLSSPSAAERLRKLEERGVINGFTVNVNPSRLGYPLQAVVRVRPMPGMLHIVERLIQETPEIVECDKITGDDCFIAKLFVRDMRDLDTILDRIAEKAQTNTSIVKSTPVKRRLPPLVPSLGDRNR from the coding sequence ATGCTCGACGATCTGGACCGCCGCATTCTCGAGATTCTTGCCGAAAATGCCCGCGTCTCACTGAAGGAACTCGCGCAGGATGCGGGGCTTTCATCGCCAAGCGCGGCCGAGAGGCTTCGCAAGCTCGAGGAGCGGGGCGTGATCAACGGTTTTACCGTCAACGTGAATCCGTCCCGCCTCGGCTATCCCTTGCAGGCGGTCGTGCGGGTGCGTCCGATGCCGGGCATGCTGCATATCGTCGAGCGGCTGATCCAGGAAACCCCGGAAATCGTCGAATGCGACAAGATCACCGGGGACGATTGCTTCATTGCCAAGCTCTTCGTGCGCGATATGAGGGACCTCGACACCATCCTCGACCGCATCGCCGAAAAGGCGCAGACCAATACTTCGATTGTCAAGTCGACGCCGGTCAAGAGGCGCCTGCCGCCGCTTGTACCAAGTCTCGGTGATAGGAATCGATAG
- the gshB gene encoding glutathione synthase encodes MARIVNVGVQMDHVSGITIAGDSTFAMSLEAQARGYRLFHYTPDRLSLRDGEVYATAQQMTLRDVKGDHFTLGEPERIDLSDMDVILLRQDPPFDMAYITSTHLLERLHPKTLVVNDPAWVRNSPEKIFVTEFPDLMPKTLITRDPGEIARFRQEMGDIILKPLYGNGGAGVFHSARDDRNLSSLLEMFGQMFREPFIAQEYLPSVRKGDKRILLVDGEPVGAINRVPAEHDARSNMHVGGRAEATELTAREREICARIGPALKQRGFLFVGIDVIGDYMTEINVTSPTGIREVKRFGGADVASLLWDAIEKKRR; translated from the coding sequence ATGGCAAGAATCGTCAATGTCGGGGTCCAGATGGACCATGTTTCGGGCATCACCATTGCGGGCGATTCGACCTTTGCCATGAGCCTCGAGGCGCAGGCCCGCGGCTATCGACTGTTCCACTATACGCCCGACCGGCTGTCGCTGCGCGACGGCGAAGTCTATGCGACGGCGCAGCAGATGACGCTGCGCGACGTGAAGGGCGATCACTTCACGCTCGGCGAGCCGGAGCGGATCGATCTTTCGGACATGGACGTCATCCTGCTTCGCCAGGATCCGCCCTTCGACATGGCCTATATCACCTCGACGCATCTGCTCGAACGGCTGCATCCGAAGACGCTCGTCGTCAACGATCCGGCCTGGGTGCGCAATTCGCCGGAGAAGATCTTCGTTACCGAATTTCCCGATCTGATGCCGAAGACGCTGATCACCCGCGACCCGGGAGAGATCGCCCGCTTTCGCCAGGAAATGGGCGACATCATCCTGAAGCCCCTCTACGGCAATGGTGGTGCCGGCGTCTTCCATTCCGCGCGCGACGATCGCAATCTCTCCTCGCTGCTCGAAATGTTCGGGCAGATGTTCCGTGAGCCCTTCATCGCCCAGGAATACCTGCCGTCCGTAAGAAAGGGCGACAAGCGCATCCTGCTCGTCGATGGCGAACCGGTCGGTGCCATCAACCGCGTCCCGGCCGAGCACGATGCCCGTTCGAACATGCATGTCGGCGGCCGCGCCGAGGCGACGGAGCTTACGGCACGCGAGCGGGAAATCTGCGCCCGTATCGGACCGGCGCTCAAACAGCGCGGCTTCCTCTTCGTCGGCATCGACGTGATCGGCGACTACATGACCGAGATCAACGTCACGTCGCCGACGGGGATCCGTGAGGTCAAGCGCTTCGGAGGGGCCGACGTCGCAAGCCTGCTCTGGGACGCGATCGAGAAGAAGCGCCGCTGA
- a CDS encoding DMT family transporter, producing MDRDTRRGSVEMTAAMLISGTIGWFVLMSGQPVAGVVFWRCVFGTATLAGLAVAFGLVDLRYLRLRVIALSVAGGVAIVVNWLLLFAAYPRASISIATMVYNTQPFMLLGLGALFLGERITAMKLFWLSVSFAGMMAIVSAKPAGYFEPASYLAGIGLALAAAFFYAIAAVVTKLLKGTPPQLIALIQVITGAVMLAPFALANPLPQDAMQWTLLIAIGVVHTGLMYILLYGAIQKLPTHMTGALSFIYPIAAILVDRVAFGHALQPVQFAGSAAILVAAAGTNLGWNFRSIPPIRLVRKRSTS from the coding sequence ATGGACAGGGACACGAGGCGCGGAAGCGTGGAAATGACGGCGGCGATGCTGATTTCGGGAACGATCGGTTGGTTCGTGCTGATGTCGGGTCAGCCGGTGGCTGGCGTCGTCTTCTGGCGCTGCGTCTTCGGGACAGCGACGCTCGCGGGGCTTGCGGTCGCGTTCGGCCTCGTCGACCTCCGCTATTTGCGGCTGCGGGTGATCGCCCTCTCCGTTGCCGGCGGCGTGGCGATCGTGGTGAACTGGTTGCTGCTCTTTGCGGCCTACCCCCGCGCTTCGATCTCGATCGCGACGATGGTCTACAACACGCAGCCTTTCATGCTGCTCGGGCTCGGCGCCCTCTTTCTTGGTGAAAGAATCACCGCGATGAAGCTTTTCTGGCTTTCAGTGTCCTTCGCCGGGATGATGGCGATCGTCTCCGCCAAGCCGGCGGGTTATTTCGAGCCCGCCAGCTATCTCGCCGGCATCGGACTCGCGCTTGCAGCCGCCTTTTTCTATGCCATTGCGGCGGTCGTCACCAAACTCCTCAAGGGCACACCGCCACAACTGATCGCATTGATCCAGGTGATCACGGGCGCCGTGATGCTGGCGCCCTTCGCGCTTGCCAACCCGCTGCCGCAAGACGCAATGCAGTGGACGCTGCTGATCGCCATCGGCGTCGTCCACACCGGCCTCATGTACATCCTGCTTTACGGGGCCATCCAGAAACTGCCGACGCATATGACCGGCGCCCTCTCCTTCATCTACCCGATCGCGGCGATTCTGGTCGATCGAGTGGCGTTCGGGCACGCATTGCAGCCCGTCCAGTTTGCTGGATCGGCGGCGATTCTCGTTGCTGCCGCGGGTACAAATCTCGGATGGAATTTCCGGTCCATCCCGCCTATCAGACTCGTACGCAAACGGAGCACTTCATGA